A part of Prolixibacteraceae bacterium genomic DNA contains:
- the ispE gene encoding 4-(cytidine 5'-diphospho)-2-C-methyl-D-erythritol kinase, with protein sequence MLYFPNAKINIGLNVISKREDGFHNLSTLFYPLQLCDGLEIVENGLDHTRFTQSGLTIEGELTDNLVYLALLLIKERFEIPNLDIHLHKKIPFGAGLGGGSADASFMLKALNEMFNLELNTQELIDLSVQLGSDCPFFIINTPCFATGRGEELVPTDLDLSGYRLVLVNPNIMVSTPEAFRYVTPHEPFTSLEEAILNPLPSWKGLVENDFEKSVFCQYPAIQELKTKLYQEGATYVSMSGSGSSVFGIFKNTVAWNREVIDPSYFVWEEIIK encoded by the coding sequence ATGCTTTATTTTCCTAATGCAAAGATTAATATAGGTCTAAATGTCATTTCAAAGCGAGAGGATGGTTTTCATAACTTATCCACACTCTTCTATCCCCTACAGTTATGTGATGGATTGGAGATCGTTGAAAATGGTTTGGATCACACTCGATTTACACAATCCGGTTTAACCATCGAGGGCGAATTGACTGATAATTTAGTTTATCTAGCTCTCTTACTCATAAAAGAGCGTTTTGAAATTCCCAATTTAGACATCCATCTACATAAGAAGATTCCGTTTGGAGCTGGTTTAGGTGGAGGATCTGCAGATGCGTCATTTATGCTAAAAGCATTAAATGAGATGTTTAACTTAGAGTTAAACACGCAAGAGCTCATCGATCTGTCTGTTCAACTCGGGAGTGATTGTCCATTTTTTATTATCAATACCCCCTGTTTCGCAACGGGTAGGGGGGAAGAGTTAGTTCCAACCGACTTGGATCTGTCAGGATATCGTTTGGTGCTGGTAAATCCTAACATTATGGTTTCCACACCAGAGGCATTTCGTTATGTTACACCACATGAGCCTTTCACCTCTTTAGAAGAGGCGATCCTCAATCCTCTACCATCATGGAAAGGGTTGGTTGAAAATGATTTCGAAAAGAGTGTATTTTGTCAATATCCAGCCATTCAAGAGTTAAAGACTAAACTTTATCAAGAGGGTGCTACCTACGTATCTATGAGTGGCAGTGGCTCCTCTGTGTTCGGAATATTCAAGAACACTGTGGCATGGAATAGAGAGGTAATCGACCCATCCTATTTTGTATGGGAAGAGATCATCAAATAA